The Sphingopyxis fribergensis genome contains a region encoding:
- a CDS encoding aldehyde dehydrogenase family protein: MSDTATHLKQNYIGGQWVDSKGGKPHDVINPATEEAASTIVLGTAADVDDAVAAAREALKSWSQTTREERLDLLNRIVEEYKKRAPDLAKSMASEMGAPVSFAGTAQVGAGIGGFLGTIAALKDFAFTEKYAAGVIAYEPIGVVGMITPWNWPLNQIALKVAPALAGGNTMVLKPSEECPGNATIFAEILDAAGVPPGVFNLVQGDGPTVGNAISAHPGIEMVSFTGSTRAGILVAKAAADTVKRVHQELGGKSPNIVLPDADFAAVLPPTVQGVLVNTGQSCIAPTRILVQKDREAEAVGVIKAMFDGTQVGDPMSEGGHIGPVVNKAQFDKIQGLIQSAIDEGATLETGGTGLPSNVNRGYYIKPTVFSGVTRDMRIANEEIFGPVATIMAYGDLDEAVDIANDTEYGLSAVISGDPAKAAAVAPKLRAGMVAVNAWGPGPGAAFGGYKASGNGREGGLFGLKDFMEVKSISGIPG, encoded by the coding sequence ATGAGCGACACCGCAACGCACCTCAAGCAGAACTACATCGGCGGCCAATGGGTCGACAGCAAGGGCGGCAAGCCGCACGACGTCATCAACCCCGCGACCGAAGAGGCCGCCTCGACGATCGTCCTCGGCACCGCCGCCGACGTCGACGATGCCGTCGCCGCGGCGCGCGAAGCCTTGAAGAGCTGGTCGCAGACGACGCGTGAGGAACGCCTCGACCTCCTCAACCGCATCGTCGAGGAATATAAGAAGCGTGCCCCCGACCTTGCCAAGTCGATGGCATCGGAAATGGGCGCCCCCGTCAGCTTCGCGGGCACGGCGCAGGTTGGCGCGGGCATCGGCGGCTTCCTCGGCACGATCGCCGCACTCAAGGATTTCGCCTTCACCGAAAAATATGCCGCGGGCGTCATCGCCTATGAACCCATCGGCGTCGTCGGCATGATCACGCCGTGGAACTGGCCGCTGAACCAGATCGCGCTGAAGGTCGCCCCCGCGCTCGCTGGCGGCAACACGATGGTGCTGAAGCCCTCCGAAGAATGCCCCGGCAACGCGACGATCTTTGCCGAGATTCTCGACGCGGCGGGCGTGCCGCCGGGCGTCTTCAACCTCGTCCAGGGCGACGGCCCGACCGTCGGCAACGCGATCAGCGCACACCCTGGCATCGAAATGGTGAGCTTCACCGGCTCGACCCGCGCCGGCATCCTCGTCGCCAAGGCGGCCGCCGACACCGTCAAGCGCGTCCATCAGGAACTCGGCGGCAAGTCGCCGAACATCGTCCTTCCCGACGCCGATTTCGCCGCCGTGCTGCCCCCGACGGTGCAGGGCGTGCTCGTCAACACCGGCCAGAGCTGCATCGCGCCGACGCGCATCCTCGTCCAGAAGGACCGCGAAGCCGAAGCCGTCGGCGTCATCAAGGCGATGTTCGACGGCACGCAGGTCGGCGACCCGATGAGCGAAGGCGGCCACATCGGCCCCGTCGTCAACAAGGCGCAGTTCGACAAGATCCAGGGGCTGATCCAGTCGGCAATCGACGAAGGCGCGACGCTGGAGACCGGCGGCACCGGTCTGCCGTCGAACGTCAACCGCGGCTATTATATCAAGCCGACGGTTTTTTCGGGCGTCACGCGCGACATGCGGATCGCGAACGAGGAAATCTTTGGCCCCGTCGCGACGATCATGGCCTATGGCGACCTCGACGAAGCCGTCGATATCGCCAACGACACCGAATATGGCCTGTCGGCGGTGATCTCGGGCGATCCCGCCAAGGCGGCCGCCGTCGCACCGAAGCTGCGCGCCGGCATGGTTGCGGTCAATGCCTGGGGCCCCGGCCCCGGAGCGGCGTTCGGCGGCTACAAGGCGTCGGGCAACGGCCGCGAAGGCGGTCTGTTCGGGCTCAAGGATTTCATGGAAGTGAAGTCGATCAGCGGCATTCCGGGCTGA
- a CDS encoding P-II family nitrogen regulator: MKKIEAIIKPFKLDEVKEALHEVGVSGITVTEAKGFGRQKGHTELYRGAEYVVDFLPKVKLEVIVEDSMAERVVEAIAAAAQTGRIGDGKIFVIPVETALRIRTGERNEDAL; encoded by the coding sequence GTGAAGAAGATTGAGGCGATCATCAAGCCGTTCAAGCTCGACGAAGTGAAGGAAGCGCTGCACGAAGTCGGTGTCAGCGGCATCACTGTCACTGAAGCCAAGGGTTTCGGCCGGCAAAAGGGCCACACCGAACTGTATCGCGGCGCCGAATATGTCGTCGACTTTCTGCCCAAGGTGAAGCTGGAGGTCATCGTCGAGGACTCGATGGCCGAACGCGTCGTGGAGGCGATCGCCGCCGCTGCGCAGACCGGCCGCATCGGCGACGGCAAGATCTTCGTCATTCCGGTCGAGACCGCACTTCGCATCCGCACCGGCGAACGCAACGAGGACGCGCTTTAA
- the argJ gene encoding bifunctional glutamate N-acetyltransferase/amino-acid acetyltransferase ArgJ, translating to MTMRSPLAPAAFPALPEIAGVTRRVARAQYKNWDRCDLTYVELAPGTMVAGVFTRNVCCSSEVELGREQVKGGSGRALIVNAGNSNAFTGYRGREAVEQIMDQVAAHLGCAANEVFVSSTGVIGVPLPKDRARAGVEAALTAEPCSWEAAAETIGTTDTFAKGSAASAIVGGQIVHVAGIVKGSGMIAPDMATMLGYIFTDAAVAPALLQDMLSEATGGSFNSITVDSDTSTSDTVLLFATGQAGNAVLNTRDDPGADALYAAIRQVALDLAQQVVRDGEGASKFIEIQVTGAVSDDSAKRVALAIANSPLVKTAIAGEDANWGRVVMAVGKAGEPADRDKLAIRFGDHWVAKDGLPVDGYDEAPVAAHLKGLDIRVGADLGLGEGRATVWTCDLTHGYISINADYRS from the coding sequence ATGACCATGCGCTCGCCCCTCGCCCCCGCCGCCTTCCCTGCCCTCCCCGAAATCGCCGGGGTCACGCGCCGCGTTGCGCGCGCGCAGTACAAGAATTGGGACCGCTGCGACCTCACCTATGTCGAGCTTGCGCCCGGCACGATGGTCGCGGGCGTGTTCACGCGCAATGTCTGTTGCTCGTCCGAAGTCGAGCTAGGCCGCGAACAGGTCAAGGGCGGCTCGGGCCGCGCGCTGATCGTCAACGCCGGCAACAGCAACGCCTTTACCGGCTATCGCGGGCGCGAGGCAGTCGAACAGATCATGGACCAGGTCGCGGCCCACCTCGGCTGCGCCGCGAACGAAGTCTTCGTCAGCTCGACCGGCGTCATCGGCGTGCCCTTGCCCAAAGACCGGGCGCGCGCCGGAGTCGAGGCCGCGCTGACCGCCGAGCCCTGCTCATGGGAAGCCGCCGCCGAAACGATCGGCACCACCGACACCTTCGCCAAGGGTTCGGCCGCGAGCGCGATCGTCGGCGGCCAGATCGTCCATGTCGCCGGCATCGTCAAGGGATCGGGAATGATCGCCCCCGACATGGCGACGATGCTCGGCTATATCTTCACCGACGCTGCCGTCGCGCCCGCGCTCTTGCAGGATATGCTGAGCGAAGCGACCGGCGGCAGCTTCAACAGCATCACCGTCGACAGCGACACCTCGACCAGCGACACGGTGTTGCTCTTCGCGACGGGGCAAGCAGGCAACGCGGTCCTCAACACCCGCGACGATCCGGGGGCCGACGCGCTTTATGCCGCGATCCGCCAAGTCGCACTCGACCTTGCGCAGCAAGTCGTGCGCGACGGCGAAGGCGCGTCGAAATTCATCGAGATACAGGTGACGGGCGCGGTGAGCGACGACAGCGCCAAGCGCGTCGCGCTCGCAATCGCCAATTCGCCGCTGGTGAAAACCGCGATCGCGGGCGAGGACGCCAATTGGGGCCGTGTCGTGATGGCGGTCGGCAAGGCAGGCGAACCTGCCGACCGCGACAAGCTCGCGATCCGCTTCGGCGACCATTGGGTGGCGAAGGACGGGCTGCCCGTCGACGGCTATGACGAAGCGCCGGTCGCGGCGCATCTGAAGGGTCTGGACATCCGCGTCGGCGCCGACCTGGGGTTGGGCGAAGGCCGCGCGACGGTGTGGACATGCGATCTGACGCACGGTTACATCAGCATTAACGCCGATTATCGGAGCTGA
- a CDS encoding PQQ-dependent sugar dehydrogenase, with amino-acid sequence MRVFVALTPLIMASCGGGGDSGGSTPPTANAPPTFTSLQTASVAENTAGAYHATANDPNGDALTFAIDGGADAALFSITTAGALRFNAAPDYDLPGDANGDNVYSVQLRVSDASASATQAVNITVTNSREGISVARVGTGFSQPLYVAPIPGSSNVYVVEKGGNVYRFDPANGNRTLVLDITDISTSGERGLLGLAAYPDHATTQRLLAVATAADGTVQVRRYTLGQPNSSTVYDIVLSVPHPGADNHNGGWIGFGPDGLVYVAVGDGGGGGDPGNNAQNTNVRLGKILRLSIGANGSTYAPAPGNPFLSGGGDPYVFAYGLRNPFRASFNGSTLLIGDVGQSAVEEIDMVTTTQPGLNFGWRFLEGTQPFSGTAPGGLTPPVTEYFRGNGPRQGATVTGGYVYRGPVTSLQGQYVFADFIAGNVWTVPFSSLAAGQTLPSSRFARRNEDFAPDAGTISQIASFGEDSAGNLFLVSIGGDIFMVRPG; translated from the coding sequence ATGCGCGTATTTGTCGCCCTCACCCCCCTGATCATGGCTTCGTGCGGCGGCGGAGGGGATAGCGGTGGTAGCACCCCACCCACGGCGAACGCCCCGCCGACCTTCACTTCGCTGCAGACCGCCAGCGTCGCGGAAAACACGGCCGGCGCCTATCACGCAACCGCGAACGATCCCAATGGCGACGCGCTGACTTTTGCCATCGACGGCGGCGCCGACGCGGCACTGTTTTCGATCACGACCGCCGGGGCGCTGCGTTTCAATGCCGCGCCCGATTACGACCTGCCCGGCGATGCGAATGGCGACAATGTCTATTCCGTCCAGCTGCGCGTCAGCGATGCCAGCGCCAGCGCGACGCAGGCGGTCAACATCACCGTTACCAACAGCCGCGAAGGCATTTCGGTCGCGCGCGTCGGGACCGGCTTCAGCCAGCCGCTCTACGTCGCGCCGATCCCGGGGAGCAGCAACGTCTATGTCGTCGAAAAGGGCGGCAATGTGTACCGCTTCGATCCCGCGAACGGCAACCGAACGCTCGTCCTCGACATCACAGACATTTCGACAAGCGGCGAGCGCGGGCTGCTTGGGCTCGCCGCCTATCCCGATCACGCGACGACGCAGCGGCTGCTCGCCGTCGCGACCGCCGCCGACGGCACGGTACAGGTGCGCCGCTACACGCTCGGCCAGCCGAACAGTTCGACCGTTTACGACATAGTGCTCAGCGTGCCGCATCCGGGCGCCGACAATCACAATGGCGGCTGGATCGGCTTCGGTCCCGACGGCCTCGTCTATGTCGCGGTGGGCGACGGTGGCGGCGGGGGCGATCCCGGCAACAACGCACAAAACACCAATGTCCGGCTCGGCAAGATATTGCGCCTGTCGATCGGCGCGAACGGCAGCACTTATGCGCCCGCGCCCGGCAACCCCTTCCTGTCGGGCGGCGGCGATCCCTATGTCTTTGCCTATGGGCTGCGCAATCCGTTCCGCGCCTCATTCAACGGCTCAACACTGCTGATCGGCGATGTCGGCCAGTCGGCGGTCGAGGAAATCGACATGGTGACGACGACGCAGCCCGGACTCAATTTCGGGTGGCGCTTTCTTGAAGGCACACAGCCCTTTTCGGGCACCGCGCCAGGCGGCCTCACGCCTCCCGTGACCGAATATTTCCGCGGCAACGGTCCGCGGCAAGGCGCAACGGTCACCGGCGGCTATGTCTATCGCGGTCCGGTCACATCGTTGCAGGGTCAATATGTTTTTGCCGATTTCATCGCCGGAAACGTGTGGACCGTCCCCTTCTCCAGCCTCGCCGCCGGACAAACGCTCCCCTCCTCACGCTTTGCACGGCGAAACGAGGATTTTGCGCCCGACGCCGGGACGATCAGCCAGATCGCCTCGTTCGGCGAAGACAGCGCGGGCAACCTCTTCCTGGTCAGCATCGGCGGCGATATTTTCATGGTGCGCCCGGGCTAA
- the glnA gene encoding type I glutamate--ammonia ligase, giving the protein MATKPKDIIARIKENDIEWVDLRFTDPKGKWQHLTMVASVLGEDELEDGLMFDGSSIEGWKAINESDMILKPDLDAVYDDPFSATPMLVIFCDIVEPSTGEGYARDPRTTAKRAEAYVASTGIGDTVYVGPEAEFFMFDDVRFETGYNKSGFEIDDIELPTNTGRAYEGGNLGHRPRAKGGYFPVAPVDSAVDIRAEMVSTMLELGLPCDKHHHEVAAAQHELGLTFGTLTETADRMQIYKYVVHQVAHAYGKTATFMPKPIKDDNGSGMHTHISIWEKGKPLFAGNGYAGLSDMCLYFIGGVVKHAKALNAFTNPTTNSYKRLVPGFEAPVLLAYSSRNRSASCRIPYGAGAKSKRVEFRFPDAMANPYLCYSALLMAGLDGIQNKIHPGDPMDKNLYDLPPEELSEVPTVCASLREALDSLMADHDFLLKGDVFSKDQIEAYVELKWDEVYRFEQTPSPVEFDMYYSA; this is encoded by the coding sequence ATGGCTACGAAGCCCAAGGATATCATCGCGCGGATCAAGGAAAACGACATCGAGTGGGTCGACCTGCGCTTCACCGACCCCAAGGGCAAGTGGCAGCATCTGACCATGGTCGCCTCGGTCCTCGGCGAGGACGAACTCGAAGACGGCCTGATGTTCGATGGTTCGTCGATCGAAGGCTGGAAGGCGATCAACGAGTCCGACATGATCCTGAAGCCCGACCTCGACGCCGTCTATGACGATCCCTTCTCGGCGACGCCGATGCTCGTGATCTTCTGCGACATCGTCGAACCGTCGACCGGCGAAGGCTATGCCCGCGACCCGCGCACGACGGCCAAGCGCGCCGAGGCCTATGTTGCCTCGACCGGCATCGGCGACACCGTCTATGTCGGCCCCGAAGCCGAATTCTTCATGTTCGACGACGTCCGTTTCGAAACCGGCTACAACAAGTCGGGCTTCGAGATCGACGATATCGAGCTGCCGACGAACACCGGCCGCGCTTACGAAGGCGGCAACCTCGGCCACCGTCCGCGCGCCAAGGGCGGCTATTTCCCCGTCGCCCCGGTCGACAGCGCCGTCGACATCCGCGCCGAAATGGTCTCGACGATGCTCGAACTCGGCCTGCCGTGCGACAAGCATCACCACGAAGTCGCCGCGGCGCAGCACGAACTCGGCCTGACGTTCGGCACGCTGACCGAAACCGCCGACCGCATGCAGATCTATAAATATGTCGTGCACCAGGTCGCGCACGCTTACGGCAAGACCGCAACCTTCATGCCGAAGCCGATCAAGGACGACAATGGCAGCGGCATGCACACCCACATCTCGATCTGGGAAAAGGGCAAGCCGCTCTTCGCAGGCAATGGCTATGCCGGCCTTTCGGACATGTGCCTCTATTTCATCGGCGGTGTGGTCAAACATGCCAAGGCGCTCAACGCCTTCACCAACCCGACGACGAACAGCTACAAGCGCCTCGTCCCGGGCTTCGAAGCGCCGGTGCTGCTCGCTTATTCGAGCCGCAACCGCTCGGCCTCGTGCCGCATCCCTTATGGTGCGGGCGCCAAGTCGAAGCGCGTCGAATTCCGCTTCCCCGACGCGATGGCGAACCCCTATCTTTGCTATTCGGCGCTGCTGATGGCGGGCCTCGACGGCATCCAGAACAAGATCCACCCGGGCGACCCGATGGACAAGAACCTCTACGACCTGCCGCCCGAGGAACTGAGCGAAGTCCCGACCGTCTGCGCATCCCTGCGCGAAGCGCTCGACAGCCTGATGGCCGATCACGACTTCCTGCTGAAGGGCGACGTGTTCTCGAAGGACCAGATCGAAGCCTATGTCGAGCTGAAGTGGGACGAAGTCTATCGCTTCGAACAGACCCCGAGCCCGGTCGAATTCGACATGTACTACAGCGCCTGA
- a CDS encoding M20/M25/M40 family metallo-hydrolase produces MKSLPFAALVALHLTLAPAAQAKLTKAESGMAKTVEAEQPRSLALLEKLVNQNSGSLNLEGVEKVGQMMRVELEPLGFKVEWKPMTDTGRAGHLIATHTGKPDAKRLLLIAHLDTVFEPDSPFQKFTRLGDMGEGPGAGDDKGGMVVIVAALRAMQAAGTLKDSNIEIHMTGDEEDSGSPIEKARADLIAAGKRSDVALDFEGLVRDNGADMGSVARRSSDSWTVTATGKSAHSSGVFSAAAGDGAIYELTRIIHRFRTELPEPNLTFNVGLIAGGQQAELDAGGIRATVNGKTNIIAPIAIARGDLRALSPGQIERVKAKMAAIVAEHAPGTDAKIAFDPGGYPSMAPTDGNRALLTKLNGVNRDLGLAEMAPLDPLKRGAGDISFVAADVDGLAGLGPYSTGDHAPGEAVDIPSIARQATRAAILMSRLSAEKR; encoded by the coding sequence ATGAAATCATTGCCCTTTGCCGCTCTCGTCGCCCTTCATCTGACGCTCGCCCCCGCCGCGCAGGCGAAGCTGACGAAGGCCGAAAGCGGCATGGCAAAGACGGTCGAGGCCGAACAGCCGCGTTCGCTCGCGCTGCTCGAAAAGCTCGTCAACCAGAACAGCGGCTCGCTGAATCTGGAGGGTGTCGAGAAGGTCGGACAAATGATGCGCGTCGAACTCGAGCCGCTCGGGTTCAAGGTCGAATGGAAGCCGATGACCGACACCGGCCGCGCGGGCCATTTGATCGCGACGCACACCGGCAAGCCCGATGCCAAGCGCCTGCTTCTCATCGCGCATCTCGACACCGTCTTCGAACCCGATTCGCCCTTTCAGAAATTCACAAGGCTGGGCGATATGGGCGAAGGGCCCGGCGCCGGTGACGACAAGGGCGGCATGGTCGTGATCGTCGCGGCGCTCCGTGCGATGCAGGCGGCGGGGACGCTCAAGGACTCCAATATCGAAATCCATATGACCGGCGACGAGGAGGATTCGGGCAGCCCGATCGAGAAAGCGCGCGCCGACCTGATCGCCGCAGGCAAGCGCAGCGACGTCGCGCTCGATTTCGAAGGACTCGTCCGCGACAATGGCGCCGACATGGGCTCGGTCGCGCGCCGCTCGTCGGACAGCTGGACGGTCACCGCGACCGGCAAGAGCGCGCACAGTTCGGGCGTTTTCAGCGCCGCCGCAGGCGATGGCGCGATCTACGAACTGACGCGCATCATCCATCGCTTCCGCACCGAGCTGCCCGAACCGAACCTGACCTTCAACGTCGGGCTGATCGCTGGCGGACAGCAGGCAGAGCTCGACGCAGGCGGCATCCGCGCGACGGTCAATGGCAAGACCAATATCATCGCGCCGATCGCCATCGCGCGCGGCGACCTCCGCGCGCTGTCGCCCGGACAGATCGAGCGCGTGAAGGCGAAGATGGCGGCAATCGTCGCCGAGCATGCGCCCGGCACCGACGCCAAGATCGCCTTCGATCCCGGCGGCTATCCCTCGATGGCGCCGACCGACGGCAATCGCGCGCTGCTGACCAAATTGAACGGCGTGAACCGCGACCTCGGGCTTGCCGAAATGGCGCCGCTCGATCCGCTGAAGCGCGGTGCGGGCGATATCAGCTTCGTCGCCGCCGACGTCGACGGACTCGCGGGGCTCGGGCCGTACAGCACCGGCGACCATGCGCCGGGCGAAGCGGTCGACATCCCCAGTATCGCGCGCCAGGCTACGCGCGCGGCCATATTGATGTCACGCCTTTCGGCTGAAAAGCGTTAG
- the trxA gene encoding thioredoxin TrxA: MGTKAISDDSFQADVLDSDTPVLVDFWAEWCGPCKMIGPSLEEIAEELGEKVVIAKLNIDDHPNAPAKYGVRGIPTMILFKNGEIADTKVGAAPKSALKGWLEGAL; the protein is encoded by the coding sequence ATGGGTACCAAGGCAATCAGCGACGACAGCTTCCAGGCCGACGTCCTCGACAGCGACACCCCCGTGCTCGTCGATTTCTGGGCCGAATGGTGCGGCCCGTGCAAGATGATCGGCCCGTCGCTTGAGGAGATTGCCGAGGAACTCGGTGAAAAGGTCGTGATCGCAAAGCTGAACATCGACGATCATCCGAACGCTCCCGCCAAATATGGCGTTCGCGGCATCCCGACGATGATCCTGTTCAAAAATGGCGAGATCGCCGACACCAAGGTCGGCGCTGCGCCGAAGAGCGCGCTCAAAGGCTGGCTCGAAGGCGCGCTTTAA